One window of the Pseudomonas knackmussii B13 genome contains the following:
- a CDS encoding lipopolysaccharide kinase InaA family protein yields MGADLATLQRISGENAIERWLQIPGKWVEEPNRRRGGESGVQRVLTDDGRLLYRKQQVGHIYRDLLHPFGYPTAIRERDALKAAAALGVKVPTLIYAGCRKVNGEWQALLVTESLDGYSSLEDCYANGDRERWGETLHQRILQQYGATLAKLNAGRWQHGCLYLKHVFVKVDGERIDIALIDLEKARQRFSAKRAARHDLRQVKRRSSWTDAQWQAFVYGYEAAFGSAIKGLQT; encoded by the coding sequence ATGGGCGCTGATTTGGCAACTCTGCAGCGAATTTCCGGCGAAAACGCTATCGAGCGTTGGTTGCAGATTCCCGGCAAATGGGTAGAGGAACCCAATCGGCGGCGTGGTGGCGAAAGCGGCGTGCAGCGGGTTCTCACCGATGACGGCCGCCTGCTCTACCGCAAGCAGCAAGTCGGTCATATTTACCGCGATTTGCTGCATCCCTTCGGTTATCCCACCGCCATTCGTGAGCGCGATGCACTGAAAGCCGCAGCTGCGCTGGGCGTGAAGGTACCGACTCTGATCTATGCCGGCTGCCGCAAGGTCAATGGCGAGTGGCAGGCCCTGCTGGTCACCGAGTCCCTGGATGGCTACAGCAGCCTGGAAGACTGCTATGCCAACGGCGACCGCGAGCGCTGGGGCGAGACGCTGCACCAGCGCATCCTGCAGCAGTACGGCGCGACCCTGGCCAAGCTCAATGCAGGCCGTTGGCAGCATGGTTGCCTTTACCTCAAGCACGTTTTCGTCAAGGTCGATGGCGAGCGCATCGATATCGCCCTGATCGACCTGGAAAAGGCTCGCCAGCGTTTCAGCGCCAAGCGGGCCGCCCGCCATGACTTGCGTCAGGTTAAGCGCCGTTCGTCGTGGACCGACGCGCAATGGCAGGCCTTTGTCTATGGTTACGAAGCGGCGTTTGGCAGCGCCATCAAAGGCTTGCAGACATGA
- a CDS encoding class I SAM-dependent methyltransferase, with amino-acid sequence MSDKPVDLEFSQKYDRAHAERYLRKHRSGLSRKLSHWRDVQIARQALKLAGQPNLVLDLPCGAGRFWPMLAEKDNRVIIGADNSADMIAVACAGQPAEVVKRVRPLQTSAFAIDLPDNAVDSIFSMRLMHHIGEPSDRMTMLREFHRVTRDSVILSLWVDGNFKAWKRRRAEASRKKHEYQNRFVIPARTIEEEFRQAGFVVQNHIDFVPLVHMWRVYILRKE; translated from the coding sequence ATGAGCGACAAGCCCGTCGACCTCGAGTTTTCCCAGAAGTACGACCGTGCGCACGCCGAGCGCTACCTGCGTAAGCACCGCAGCGGCCTGTCCCGCAAACTTTCCCACTGGCGCGATGTCCAGATCGCCCGTCAGGCGCTCAAACTAGCCGGCCAGCCGAATCTGGTGCTGGACCTGCCGTGCGGCGCCGGGCGCTTCTGGCCAATGCTGGCGGAGAAGGACAATCGCGTGATCATCGGCGCCGACAACTCGGCGGACATGATCGCGGTAGCCTGCGCCGGCCAGCCGGCCGAGGTTGTCAAACGGGTCAGACCTTTGCAGACTTCGGCATTCGCCATCGATCTGCCGGACAACGCCGTCGATAGCATCTTCTCCATGCGGCTTATGCACCACATCGGTGAGCCAAGCGATCGCATGACGATGCTGCGCGAGTTCCATCGGGTGACCCGCGACAGCGTGATCCTGTCGCTGTGGGTCGACGGCAACTTCAAGGCCTGGAAACGCCGGCGTGCCGAGGCTTCGCGCAAGAAGCACGAGTACCAGAACCGTTTCGTGATCCCCGCTCGTACCATCGAGGAGGAGTTCCGCCAAGCCGGATTCGTGGTGCAGAACCATATCGATTTCGTCCCGCTGGTCCACATGTGGCGGGTCTACATATTGCGTAAGGAGTAA
- a CDS encoding sensor histidine kinase, with amino-acid sequence MEYKQSLSRRIVFAFVFMTALVGGLFSVSIVGVVHVVEERLISRDLGGELDRIINEDLRNGQGPRLDPGMRFFISDGVGVYAMPPALQNLDDGFHEVFDGELSFHALVHDSDGRRYVLLQDQSDFEAREQVLYAAVVTGYVLSLALAGLLGWLLSRKVMEPVARLARQVRHRDQLLELAPPLAPDYANDEVGELAAAFDYAMGQLHDVLNREKLFTSDVSHELRTPLMVIATSCELLAEDPGLGPRARTQLARISSASEEMRDLVQTFLMLARSRAKSLAIAPQAGVRSIADDLAAQWREPIEEKGLELIYEPGGAPQGQFNAAFLRSVMSNLLRNAMHYTDAGHIRLQLSESGFVVEDSGEGIPEEQRERVFQPFVRGSSQRGEGLGLGLSLVKRICASEGWEVGLQPAKPHGCRFEVRLLKRE; translated from the coding sequence ATGGAGTATAAGCAGAGCCTTTCCCGTCGGATTGTCTTTGCTTTCGTTTTCATGACCGCCCTCGTCGGCGGGCTGTTTTCGGTGAGCATCGTCGGCGTGGTGCACGTGGTCGAGGAGCGCCTCATCTCCCGCGATCTGGGTGGCGAGTTGGATCGCATCATCAATGAAGACCTGCGCAACGGACAGGGGCCGCGCCTGGACCCCGGCATGCGCTTCTTTATCAGCGACGGAGTTGGTGTCTACGCGATGCCGCCGGCGCTGCAGAACCTGGACGACGGGTTCCACGAGGTCTTCGACGGCGAGCTGTCGTTCCATGCCCTAGTTCACGACAGCGACGGGCGACGCTACGTCCTGCTGCAAGATCAGAGCGATTTCGAGGCGCGTGAGCAGGTACTGTACGCGGCGGTTGTGACCGGCTACGTGCTCAGCCTGGCGCTCGCCGGCCTGCTCGGCTGGCTGTTGTCGCGCAAGGTCATGGAGCCGGTGGCGCGCCTGGCACGCCAGGTTCGCCATCGCGATCAGTTGCTGGAGCTGGCTCCGCCGCTGGCGCCGGACTACGCCAACGACGAAGTGGGAGAACTGGCGGCGGCCTTCGACTATGCGATGGGCCAGCTGCATGACGTATTGAACCGGGAGAAGTTGTTCACCAGCGACGTCAGCCACGAGCTGCGTACGCCCCTGATGGTCATCGCTACCAGTTGTGAACTGCTGGCCGAGGACCCTGGGCTCGGGCCGCGCGCGCGAACCCAGTTGGCCAGGATCAGCTCGGCCAGCGAGGAGATGCGCGACCTGGTGCAAACCTTCCTGATGCTGGCGCGTTCGCGAGCCAAGAGCCTGGCCATCGCGCCGCAGGCGGGGGTGCGAAGCATCGCCGATGACCTGGCGGCGCAATGGCGCGAGCCGATCGAGGAGAAAGGACTGGAGCTGATCTACGAGCCTGGCGGCGCGCCGCAAGGGCAGTTCAATGCGGCCTTCCTGCGCTCGGTGATGAGCAACTTGCTGCGCAATGCCATGCACTACACGGATGCCGGACACATTCGCTTGCAATTGTCCGAGTCCGGTTTCGTGGTCGAGGACAGCGGCGAGGGGATTCCGGAAGAGCAGCGCGAGCGCGTCTTCCAACCCTTCGTGCGAGGCAGCTCGCAGCGCGGAGAAGGCCTGGGACTGGGGCTTTCGCTGGTGAAGCGGATTTGCGCCTCGGAAGGTTGGGAGGTCGGCCTGCAGCCGGCGAAGCCGCATGGTTGCCGCTTCGAAGTGCGGCTACTGAAGAGGGAATGA
- a CDS encoding response regulator transcription factor, with amino-acid sequence MRILLVEDNRDILANMADYLGLKGYTVDCAQDGLSGLHLAATAHYDLIVLDVMLPGLDGFTLCRRLREDARRDTPVIMLTARDQLDDRLQGFRSGADDYLLKPFALSELAARIEAVLRRTQGGGRRELQVADLSYNLDTLEVNRSGKALKLNPIGLKLLAVLMQKSPHVVRRDVLEEAVWGDDCPDSDSLRSHVHQLRQVIDKPFAMPLLHTVHGVGYRLAEETNGV; translated from the coding sequence ATGCGGATTTTGTTGGTTGAAGACAATCGGGACATCCTGGCCAATATGGCGGATTACCTGGGACTCAAGGGTTACACGGTGGACTGCGCCCAGGACGGATTGTCCGGGCTGCACCTGGCAGCGACCGCGCACTACGACCTGATCGTTCTGGACGTGATGCTGCCCGGTCTAGACGGATTCACCTTGTGCCGGCGCCTGCGCGAAGACGCGCGCCGCGATACTCCAGTGATCATGCTGACGGCGCGCGACCAGCTCGACGATCGCCTGCAGGGCTTCCGTTCCGGTGCTGATGATTATCTGCTCAAGCCCTTCGCGCTGTCCGAACTTGCCGCGCGCATCGAGGCCGTGCTGCGACGCACCCAAGGCGGTGGTCGCCGCGAACTGCAAGTCGCCGACCTGAGCTACAACCTGGACACCCTGGAAGTGAACCGCTCGGGCAAGGCGCTGAAGCTCAATCCCATTGGCCTCAAGCTGCTGGCGGTGCTAATGCAGAAAAGTCCCCACGTGGTGCGTCGCGACGTGCTGGAAGAAGCCGTTTGGGGCGACGATTGTCCGGACAGCGACAGCCTGCGCAGCCATGTCCACCAGTTGCGCCAGGTGATCGACAAGCCATTCGCCATGCCGTTGCTGCACACCGTTCACGGTGTTGGCTATCGCCTGGCGGAGGAAACGAATGGAGTATAA
- a CDS encoding DUF190 domain-containing protein yields the protein MDGFQLTFFTQQDHRHNGLPLAQWLLEEARRQKIRGATLLAASEGFGHSGRIHASRFFELADQPQEVTMVVTAEEAERFFTCLRNARVRLFYVKTPIEFGMIGEDPG from the coding sequence ATGGACGGCTTTCAGCTGACTTTCTTCACCCAGCAGGACCATCGTCATAACGGCCTGCCGCTCGCTCAGTGGCTGCTCGAAGAGGCGCGTCGGCAGAAGATACGCGGCGCGACCTTGCTCGCCGCCAGCGAAGGATTCGGCCACAGTGGGCGCATCCATGCCTCCCGTTTCTTCGAACTGGCCGATCAGCCGCAGGAGGTGACCATGGTCGTCACCGCGGAAGAGGCTGAGCGCTTCTTCACCTGCCTGCGCAACGCGCGTGTCCGTCTCTTTTATGTCAAGACGCCAATCGAGTTCGGAATGATTGGGGAAGACCCGGGCTAG
- the crcB gene encoding fluoride efflux transporter CrcB, whose translation MWKPILAIAIGSALGALLRWFLGLKLNSLLPSIPPGTLTANLVGGYIIGAAVAYFAAVPGLAPEWRMLIITGFCGGLTTFSTFSVEVVTLLQEGRLVWAMGAIAVHITGSLLMTLLGLASMNWLMGR comes from the coding sequence ATGTGGAAACCCATTCTCGCCATCGCCATAGGCTCGGCACTCGGCGCACTGCTGCGCTGGTTCCTGGGCCTCAAGCTGAATAGCCTTCTTCCCTCGATTCCGCCCGGCACCCTGACTGCCAACCTGGTTGGCGGCTACATCATCGGTGCGGCTGTCGCCTACTTCGCCGCAGTACCGGGATTGGCACCAGAATGGAGAATGCTGATCATCACCGGCTTCTGCGGTGGCCTGACCACTTTCTCCACCTTCTCCGTCGAAGTGGTCACCCTGCTGCAGGAAGGTCGCCTGGTGTGGGCGATGGGGGCGATCGCCGTGCACATCACCGGATCCCTGCTGATGACTCTGCTGGGCCTGGCTTCGATGAACTGGCTGATGGGGAGATAA
- the groL gene encoding chaperonin GroEL (60 kDa chaperone family; promotes refolding of misfolded polypeptides especially under stressful conditions; forms two stacked rings of heptamers to form a barrel-shaped 14mer; ends can be capped by GroES; misfolded proteins enter the barrel where they are refolded when GroES binds), with amino-acid sequence MAAKEVKFGDSARKKMLVGVNVLADAVKATLGPKGRNVVLDKSFGAPTITKDGVSVAKEIELKDKFENMGAQLVKDVASKANDAAGDGTTTATVLAQAIVNEGLKAVAAGMNPMDLKRGIDKATVAIVAQLKDLAKPCTDTKAIAQVGTISANSDDSIGNIIAEAMDKVGKEGVITVEEGSGLENELSVVEGMQFDRGYLSPYFINKPDTMVAELEGPLLLLVDKKISNIREMLPVLEAVAKAGRPLLIVAEDVEGEALATLVVNNMRGIVKVAAVKAPGFGDRRKAMLQDIAILTGGTVISEEVGLSLESATLEHLGNAKRVSINKENTTIIDGAGAQADIEARVAQIRKQVEETSSDYDREKLQERLAKLAGGVAVIKVGAATEVEMKEKKARVEDALHATRAAVEEGVVPGGGVALVRALQAIADLKGDNEDQNVGIALLRRAVEAPLRQIVANAGDEPSVVVDKVKQGSGNFGFNAATGVYGDMIEMGILDPAKVTRSALQAAASIGGLMITTEAMVAEVADDKAAPAMPDMGGMGGMGGMM; translated from the coding sequence ATGGCTGCCAAAGAAGTTAAGTTCGGCGATTCCGCTCGCAAGAAAATGCTGGTCGGCGTAAACGTCCTGGCCGACGCTGTTAAAGCCACCCTCGGCCCGAAAGGCCGTAACGTGGTACTGGACAAGTCCTTCGGCGCTCCGACCATCACCAAGGATGGCGTATCCGTTGCCAAGGAAATCGAACTGAAAGACAAGTTCGAGAACATGGGCGCCCAGCTGGTGAAAGACGTTGCCTCCAAGGCCAACGACGCTGCCGGTGACGGCACCACCACCGCTACCGTTCTGGCTCAAGCCATCGTCAACGAAGGCCTGAAGGCCGTTGCCGCCGGCATGAACCCGATGGACCTGAAGCGCGGCATCGACAAGGCCACCGTGGCCATCGTTGCCCAGCTGAAGGATCTGGCCAAGCCGTGCACCGACACCAAGGCGATCGCCCAGGTCGGCACCATCTCCGCCAACTCCGACGACTCCATCGGCAACATCATTGCCGAAGCCATGGACAAGGTCGGTAAAGAAGGCGTGATCACCGTTGAAGAAGGCTCGGGCCTGGAAAACGAACTGTCCGTCGTAGAAGGCATGCAGTTCGACCGTGGCTACCTGTCGCCTTACTTCATCAACAAGCCGGACACCATGGTTGCCGAGCTGGAAGGCCCGCTGCTGCTGCTGGTCGACAAGAAAATCTCCAACATCCGCGAAATGCTGCCGGTGCTGGAAGCTGTCGCCAAGGCCGGTCGCCCGCTGCTGATCGTTGCTGAGGACGTCGAAGGCGAAGCCCTGGCTACCCTCGTGGTCAACAACATGCGCGGCATCGTCAAAGTTGCTGCCGTCAAGGCGCCGGGTTTCGGCGACCGCCGCAAGGCCATGCTGCAGGACATCGCCATCCTGACCGGCGGCACCGTCATCTCCGAAGAAGTCGGCCTGAGCCTGGAAAGCGCCACCCTGGAGCACCTGGGCAACGCCAAGCGTGTTTCCATCAACAAGGAAAACACCACCATCATCGACGGCGCTGGCGCCCAGGCTGACATCGAAGCCCGCGTTGCCCAGATCCGCAAGCAGGTCGAAGAGACCTCTTCGGACTACGACCGTGAGAAGCTGCAAGAGCGTCTGGCCAAGCTGGCTGGCGGTGTTGCGGTGATCAAGGTCGGCGCTGCCACCGAAGTCGAGATGAAAGAGAAGAAAGCCCGCGTCGAAGACGCCCTGCACGCTACCCGCGCTGCGGTGGAAGAGGGCGTGGTTCCTGGCGGTGGCGTTGCCCTGGTGCGCGCTCTGCAGGCCATCGCTGATCTGAAAGGCGACAACGAAGACCAGAACGTCGGTATCGCTCTGCTGCGTCGCGCTGTCGAAGCTCCGCTGCGCCAGATCGTCGCCAACGCCGGCGACGAGCCGAGCGTAGTGGTCGACAAGGTCAAGCAAGGCTCCGGCAACTTCGGCTTCAACGCCGCTACCGGTGTCTACGGCGACATGATCGAGATGGGCATCCTGGACCCGGCCAAGGTCACCCGTTCGGCTCTGCAAGCTGCTGCTTCCATCGGCGGCCTGATGATCACCACCGAGGCCATGGTTGCCGAAGTGGCTGACGACAAGGCCGCTCCGGCCATGCCGGACATGGGCGGCATGGGCGGCATGGGCGGCATGATGTAA
- a CDS encoding co-chaperone GroES: MKLRPLHDRVVIRRSEEETKTAGGIVLPGSAAEKPNRGEVVAVGGGRVLDNGEVRALAVKVGDKVVFGPYSGSNAIKVDGEELLVMGESEILAVLED; this comes from the coding sequence ATGAAGCTTCGTCCTCTGCATGACCGCGTCGTCATCCGTCGCAGCGAGGAAGAAACCAAGACCGCAGGCGGCATCGTGCTGCCGGGTTCCGCCGCCGAGAAGCCGAACCGTGGCGAAGTGGTCGCCGTCGGTGGTGGCCGCGTGCTGGACAACGGCGAAGTTCGCGCTCTGGCAGTGAAAGTGGGTGACAAAGTGGTGTTCGGCCCCTACTCGGGCAGCAACGCCATCAAGGTCGACGGCGAAGAACTGCTGGTGATGGGCGAGTCCGAGATCCTCGCTGTCCTGGAAGACTGA
- a CDS encoding FxsA family protein — MRVSLFFLLLFPLIELAVLIKVGSIIGVGLTLLLLIASAFLGAAVMRVAGLATIWRARERLARGELPEQEMLEGLLIAVGGGLLMLPGFISDVIGLLCLLPITRRLLLGGVKKRMREQEERRRAFAGDPNAQARGPQGPNVIEGEFERRDNDRLR; from the coding sequence ATGCGAGTTTCCCTGTTCTTCCTGCTGCTTTTCCCGCTGATCGAACTGGCTGTACTGATCAAGGTGGGCAGCATCATCGGTGTCGGCCTGACCCTGCTTCTGCTGATCGCGAGCGCCTTCCTCGGCGCAGCCGTGATGCGCGTGGCGGGGCTTGCGACCATCTGGCGCGCCCGCGAGCGCCTGGCCCGCGGCGAGCTGCCCGAGCAGGAAATGCTCGAAGGGTTGCTGATCGCTGTCGGTGGCGGCCTGCTGATGCTGCCGGGCTTCATCAGCGACGTCATCGGCCTGCTCTGCCTGCTGCCGATTACCCGCCGCCTGCTGCTGGGTGGGGTGAAGAAACGCATGCGTGAACAGGAAGAGCGCCGCCGTGCATTCGCCGGCGACCCCAACGCCCAGGCGCGCGGTCCGCAAGGTCCGAATGTCATCGAGGGCGAGTTCGAGCGCCGCGACAACGATCGCCTGCGCTGA
- a CDS encoding HugZ family protein, with product MSAKAAKHAREMLLKEYRGVLSTQSKKWPGFPFGSVVPYCLDALGRPLILISRIAQHTHNLQADDKCSLLIGERNADDIQAAGRLTLLAEARQLTDIEEIEAAAVRYYRYFPTSRDYHKAHDFDFWVLQPVQWRYIGGFGDIHWLAADSVPQPNVFAGAQEGGMIEHMNRDHADAIHHYLALAGLPAGEEPEMAGIDSEGFHLRVGATLHWLPFPAPCLDPGAVRQALVQLARAEAWPGSEVIQA from the coding sequence GTGAGCGCGAAAGCTGCCAAGCATGCCCGAGAAATGCTGCTCAAGGAATACCGCGGGGTGCTCTCCACCCAGTCGAAGAAATGGCCGGGCTTCCCCTTCGGCTCCGTGGTTCCATACTGCCTCGATGCCCTGGGGCGGCCGCTGATCCTGATCAGCCGTATTGCCCAGCACACGCACAACTTGCAGGCGGACGACAAATGCTCGCTGCTGATCGGCGAGCGCAATGCAGATGACATCCAGGCTGCCGGTCGACTGACCTTGCTGGCCGAGGCGCGGCAACTGACCGATATCGAGGAAATCGAGGCCGCTGCCGTTCGCTACTACCGCTATTTCCCCACCTCGCGGGACTATCACAAGGCCCACGACTTCGATTTCTGGGTCCTGCAGCCGGTGCAGTGGCGCTACATCGGCGGATTTGGCGATATCCACTGGCTGGCGGCGGACAGCGTGCCGCAGCCCAACGTCTTCGCCGGGGCGCAGGAGGGTGGGATGATCGAGCATATGAATCGCGATCACGCCGATGCCATCCATCACTACCTGGCGCTGGCCGGGCTGCCTGCGGGCGAAGAACCGGAAATGGCGGGAATTGATTCAGAAGGTTTCCACTTGCGCGTCGGAGCGACCCTACACTGGCTGCCTTTCCCCGCGCCCTGCCTGGATCCTGGCGCGGTTCGCCAGGCGCTGGTGCAGTTGGCGCGAGCCGAGGCCTGGCCGGGTAGCGAGGTCATCCAGGCTTGA
- a CDS encoding SDR family oxidoreductase translates to MQLQDKVIIITGGGQGLGRAMGEFLAAKGAKLALVDLNAEKLDEAVTACKAAGGDARAYLCNVANEEQVTHMVAQVASDFGAINGLVNNAGILRDGLTIKVKDGELSKMSLAQWQAVIDVNLTGVFLCTREVAAKMIELNNQGAIVNISSISRAGNMGQANYSAAKAGVAADTVVWAKELARYGIRVAGVAPGFIETDMVASMKPEALEKMTSGIPLKRLGRPDEIAHSVAYILENDYYTGRVLELDGGLRL, encoded by the coding sequence ATGCAACTGCAAGACAAGGTCATCATCATCACCGGCGGCGGCCAGGGCCTGGGCCGCGCCATGGGCGAGTTCCTCGCAGCCAAGGGAGCGAAACTGGCGCTGGTCGACCTCAACGCGGAGAAGCTGGACGAGGCGGTCACTGCCTGCAAGGCCGCCGGCGGCGACGCCCGCGCCTACCTGTGCAACGTGGCAAATGAAGAACAGGTTACCCACATGGTGGCTCAGGTCGCCAGCGACTTCGGCGCCATCAACGGCCTGGTCAACAACGCCGGCATCCTGCGCGACGGCCTGACCATCAAGGTCAAGGACGGCGAACTGAGCAAGATGAGCCTGGCCCAGTGGCAGGCGGTAATCGACGTCAACCTGACCGGCGTATTCCTCTGCACCCGCGAAGTAGCGGCGAAGATGATCGAGCTGAACAACCAGGGCGCGATCGTCAACATCTCCTCGATCTCCCGCGCTGGCAACATGGGCCAGGCCAACTACTCCGCGGCCAAGGCCGGCGTCGCTGCCGACACCGTGGTCTGGGCGAAGGAACTGGCACGCTACGGCATCCGCGTGGCCGGCGTGGCTCCGGGCTTCATCGAGACCGACATGGTCGCCAGCATGAAACCCGAAGCGCTGGAGAAGATGACCAGCGGAATTCCGCTCAAGCGCCTGGGTCGTCCGGACGAGATCGCCCACTCGGTGGCCTACATCCTCGAGAACGACTACTACACCGGTCGCGTGCTCGAGCTGGACGGCGGCCTGCGCCTCTAA
- a CDS encoding DUF481 domain-containing protein produces the protein MLSRLLLCLAVASTPLTVLADTVWLKNGDRLTGKIKLYDGGRLVLATDYAGEVTLTGDKIATLQTDRNLLVKHDQDATGEHSKGLEAADSGKVTLVNGSEQTVPIASIEQMVPPRPLLEDWVWKGQVDFSVDHTMAENDVEDYDINFKTNARHGMWRHNLQGEYNREKKDDSVSVDNYSAEYALDRFLDEHWFWQGQAQYKRDWVEDLEKKRTVGTGPGYQFWDNELGSFSLAGLVNRNDYEFSDDEKDHFYSTSVKWDYNRYLLAKQFELFTNGEVSKPLTSKVEYEVESEAGIRYKLTSWASLSLKGEWDRLSAEDGGVNQRRYTLGLGVGW, from the coding sequence ATGTTGTCGCGATTACTGCTATGCCTCGCTGTTGCCTCAACCCCGCTCACCGTCCTGGCCGATACGGTCTGGTTGAAGAACGGAGACCGCCTCACCGGCAAGATCAAGCTGTATGACGGCGGACGCCTGGTGCTGGCGACCGACTATGCCGGGGAGGTCACGCTCACCGGCGACAAGATCGCCACGCTGCAGACCGATCGCAACCTGCTGGTCAAGCATGACCAGGACGCCACCGGCGAACACTCCAAGGGCCTCGAGGCAGCGGACTCGGGCAAGGTCACGCTGGTCAACGGCAGCGAGCAGACGGTGCCGATCGCCAGCATCGAGCAGATGGTGCCGCCGCGGCCGTTGCTGGAGGACTGGGTCTGGAAGGGCCAGGTGGACTTCTCCGTCGATCACACCATGGCGGAGAACGATGTCGAGGACTACGACATCAACTTCAAGACCAACGCTCGCCACGGCATGTGGCGGCATAACCTGCAGGGCGAATACAACCGCGAGAAGAAGGACGACTCGGTGAGCGTCGACAACTACTCGGCCGAGTACGCGCTGGACCGTTTCCTCGATGAGCATTGGTTCTGGCAGGGTCAGGCGCAGTACAAGCGCGATTGGGTCGAGGACCTGGAGAAGAAGCGCACCGTGGGTACTGGCCCCGGCTACCAGTTCTGGGACAACGAACTGGGCTCCTTCTCTTTGGCCGGACTGGTCAACCGCAACGACTACGAATTCAGCGACGACGAGAAGGACCACTTCTATTCGACGAGTGTGAAGTGGGACTACAACCGCTACTTGCTGGCCAAGCAGTTCGAGCTGTTCACCAACGGTGAGGTGAGCAAGCCGCTGACCTCGAAGGTCGAGTACGAAGTGGAGAGCGAGGCGGGCATTCGCTACAAGCTGACTTCCTGGGCCTCCTTGAGTCTGAAGGGTGAGTGGGATCGTCTGAGCGCCGAGGACGGCGGGGTGAATCAGCGCCGCTATACCCTTGGCCTGGGTGTGGGCTGGTAA
- a CDS encoding MGMT family protein, whose protein sequence is MSPPKQPSTSQPTADLGLESLQVRREAIYLTLAQVPEGFVISYGELARLAGLGRSARLVGRILSQLPEGSRLPWHRVIAAGGRISLPQGTPGGEEQRARLRAEGVRIHNDRVDIRRHGWLSAGQS, encoded by the coding sequence ATGAGCCCGCCCAAACAGCCCTCCACTTCCCAACCGACCGCCGATCTCGGGCTGGAAAGCCTGCAGGTTCGTCGAGAGGCCATTTACCTGACGCTCGCCCAGGTGCCAGAGGGCTTCGTCATCAGCTACGGCGAGCTGGCCCGCCTGGCCGGCCTGGGACGCTCGGCGCGCCTGGTCGGACGCATCCTCAGCCAGTTGCCGGAAGGCTCGCGGTTGCCTTGGCACCGGGTGATCGCTGCTGGCGGCCGCATCAGCCTTCCGCAGGGCACCCCAGGTGGCGAAGAGCAGCGGGCACGATTGCGTGCCGAGGGGGTCCGAATCCATAACGATCGGGTGGACATACGTCGGCATGGCTGGCTTAGCGCCGGGCAGTCCTAG